The Hippocampus zosterae strain Florida chromosome 20, ASM2543408v3, whole genome shotgun sequence nucleotide sequence TTTTCCCCCcacatatttattttgttagaTTTTACCTTACATTTCACATGATATCTATAGCtatatataatatgtacagtatatgtgtgtgtgtgtggggcggggggtttaTCACACGTTTTTCATTGAGACAAGTGCCTgatgacttttatttattttatttttttaggcacCACCATCGTTTCAATTAAACCAGAATTTCCATCAGAGGTCCACAACGTTATCTCTTGCCAGGTGACACTCGTGATTctattgtgattttattttattgtatttgtaataTTGTCTGTGTTCCCAATGCAGACACAAGTATCCAGCGTGTTCCTGTAGGAAGATTCACAGCGATGCCAAACCCAAAGACCCCTTCACCCTTGCTCAGAAAGACTTGATGAGCCTATACGATGACATCAAAAAGGTAAATAACGTAAATGGATTTGAGCCACTTGATTCGGAAATCCTGCTCACTCTCACGCATGTTTTCTATATTGTCGCAGGAGCTGTTTGTGTCTAAAGAAGAGCTCAAGTCTTTATGTGATTATTACTTTGACGGGAAGGGCAAAGCCATTCGGCCAATGATCGTCATCCTGATGGCCCGCGCCCTCAACATCCACAGCAACGGGGCAGGGTatttaacgccccccccccccccccccgcacatttGGCTGTTCATTAGGCGTGAGTAGCGTATGACATGTCCTCCATTCCGTCATCCAGAGACTTACTTCCCGGCCAGCGTGCCGTGGCCATGATCTCAGAAATGATCCACACGGCCAGCCTGGTGCACGATGATGTGATCGACGGCTCGGACAAGCGGCGAGGGAAGAGGACCATCAACGACCTGTGGGGCGAAAGGAAGGTATGCAGGAAATAGCGCTCGCTCTGGTCACAGTCTATCACGTCGTGTTATTTTGACTGTGTCGTGTCCTTGTAGGCCATCTTAGCAGGAGACTTCATTCTGTCAACTGCCTCAATGGCCCTGGCTCGCATCGGCAACATCACCGTGGTTAAAGTGTTGGCGCAGGTCATTGAGGACCTAGTCAGAGGTAATAAGTCCTTAACAAAAGTGTGCGTATACTGTattcacttttgtttgtttcgaaaaaaaacatacataggaagcggaccttgaaaaaaaattatcacattaaattgcaattattGCGACGCAGGCGAATTCATGCAGCTGGGCTCAAAAGAGAACGAAAGCGAGCGCTTCAAGcactacctggagaaaaccttcAAGAAGACGGCCAGCCTCATCGCCAACAGTTGCAAAGCAGTATGTACGTTCTGTCTGCACCACACCCGTGAGCGCACGCAGACAGACCCCTCCTTTTCATTCTCTTCTTTTTGTCACAGGTGTCCATTCTGGTCAATGCGGACCCTGACGTTCACGAGATCGCTTACCAGTACGGAAGGAATGTTGGCATCGCCTTTCAGGTGTTGAAAATCAATGCAAAAGTCGCACACAATTACAAGTTAAATAACATTCATATCTATAGGATTTCAACATTATCGCGAGCAcctaaaagtgtgtgtgcgtttaaaaaaagcagATAAAATTAATCGAGTTGTCCCATTTCCCCTGGAAATAGAAAAGTAGTCAAAATGAAGTAATTAATGTGTGCATAGCTGGTGGATGACGTGCTGGACTTCACGGCGGGAGCCAGTCAGTTGGGCAAACCGTCGGCCGCCGATCTCAAGTTGGGCTTGGCCACGGGACCCGTTTTATTCGCTTGTCAGCAGGTTAGTTTCTATAAACTACACGACCCATaagcaaatagttttttttcttcctaataaaaaaattatcattcaaTTTGTCAGTTTCCGGAGTTGCACGCCATGATCATGAGACGCTTCAGCTCCAAAGGGGACGTCGACCGAGCCTGGCAGTACGTCGTGCAGGTACCACAAATCGgctacactttttaaaattaattttaaattaattttttcaAGTCTATTCATCTGattaaataattgttttatttattagaaATCAAATCTTAGTCAAATAAACCATTTAGATATGCACTGAACTGAGTAAATTGGTTAAtttgaaatacaatttcaagcaAAATGAATTATTTGACTACATAGAAGAAACTGTTACatctgcattattattattattatttttttttttgtgcgagcAGAGTGATGGCGTGCAGCAGACCAACTTCCTCGCCCGGCGTTACTGCCAAGAAGCCATCAGGCACATCAGCAGGTTGCGGCCGTCGGCTGAGAGGGACGCCCTCATCGCGCTCACTCACATGGTGCTTGCTAGGGACAAGTAACGGACACCCCCCAGACATGAGAAACCCCATCAATGACGTCTGTTTCTACCTCGACACAAAGAGCGAGTCGCATCATGTTTGACAGCTACACACTATTTAGGCAGTTTATTAGGTACCTTTATGTACAGTGTTGTATATAACTTGCATAATTATTGCTGAGATACCTAACAAACTCGCAACTGTACAAAGCCCCACACATGTAAATGTGGCCACAGTATGTTTGGTGTGCATATTATAGctattttctgtgttcataattttaaaaaaatcatgtttgggGCTCTGTATGAGTGTGttgtggaggttttttttttttaatgctctgcATGGAAGTGAAGCACTGAGCAAAGTATGTCACTACGTACTGTACTATGTAGTCATTCCTTCTCCGGATCCGTCCGTACTTGAAATCTTACTGAAGGGTGACAAGTGTCCCAAGTGTAACAAATCATGGCCTTAACATCTGCAACCACTgctcaataaaaacatttagttttttttattttattgcaaaacatACCGTGTGTTCTTGAATCATCACGTGCTTGTCGTACACAGAATTGTTTATTATAAAAGACTGTacattagttgtttttttaaaatcaacataATTTACATACAATGAAGGGCAGAGTTGACTAGAGGAGCCACATTTTCTTGTTGATGCACAAGCAAATTTGaaggaacaaaagaaaataccTAATCAGAGAACTCATTGAGTTTACATCTGAATGATAATTAGGACGTGGGTGCTCATCAATGGATAAGAAAAAGTTggtcatatatacatatatatattttttaaactttcagtTCATAAGCGTTAAGTTGAATGTGGAATGTTTGGTTTTCAAACTGCCAGTCCACCCTGCTCGGCTTCTTGTTGCAAATCAGCGTGTACTGTACAATACTTGAATGCGTTACGACTAAACACAGGAGTCTTCTCTCGTCTCTGGTCAATGCAAACAAAGTGTACGGCTGAGTTAAGGCAAAAGCGATATGCAACGCCTCGccccgatttttattttttttagacggCTTTTGACGATATCGAGCATCGTGCAAACCACAGTACACCAGAAAACAACCGAGAATGCACTTGTTGGGCCAATTATTCCCCTGAACAGGGTGAAAAGACGACATGCTGATGCGCTAACGGCATACGTGCTAAATCCGAAGACGAGTTCAGTGATGGTGCGTTCAAGGCAACTGGGAGATCGGAAACATGCGCCGGCTGCACCCTTTGTGAACGTTAACGCCTCGATTGAAAAATCGAAACTATCATTTTAGCTATTGATCTGGTTATGCCCGATGCCCTAGTTCCACGCAGCTGCATTCCGAAGCAACATCCGTGTATTTTGTAAAATACctcccacacccccccaaaaaagcaaaagaaacagGGATgccatcaaaacaatgttgttggCATCCTCATTTCTTTTACAATTTAATGTACGGTACATATGCTTAGCAACTCATCTAATCCTCGTTTGTGGAGCACTTCAATTTGACAATGTCATTGGTCATTTAGTCATACATGCAGCATGGCACCACCAAATCCATCGGGAACCTGAAGGTAAACGTTGCATGgcaggattttgtttttttcgtttttgcATTAAAGGATGTAAATGCATGAATGTGCCAAATGTGTTTAATTTCTGAGGTCCCGAAATCTGCATTTTCTGCAAGTTCAGTGATTCAacagtaatacaaaaaaaaaaggtgaatacaTTTACAAACGTAAGGTCAATAAACTGAAGgtaatattttttgtcttctaAATTGCTCTTTTCTCAGGGAAGAAGTTTTGAGTTGGACAAATTACAGCACAGAGAGAGAATACCGCcgactggaagaaaaaaaaaatccacaaaatttttaaaagaaatcatTCCCATCGAACCCCTTTAAAGCAGTCGGCCATATTCCCCACATCCTTCAACTGTTGATGTCGCCCGTGCGCccacccaggaaaaaaaaatacagtggacCCCGCTATACATTTCAGTTTACCGTTCATGCAAACCGTATATTTGCGGGCTGTTAAGCAACTGTTTTTTAATGggtgtgtgttgtttgtatgCGTTGCTGCACCACGTGTGCAAAGTAGCAGTTGAttgggaagagagagagagagagaaaaaaataatgcgcATTGTCCTCCCCATAGCGCGGGTGGGACTACAACGTATCTCCACAATCAACAGGGGTTCCAATATAGACCAAATTGTTTGTCATCTTACTTATAAATTGTTCTGGTTTAGTCGGCGTAATGTATGATGCTCTCTACGTAGTTTCCGGGGAAGAGGCCGGTGACGCCGCTGCTGACACCTTCGTACCAGCCGTCGTCATTCTTCTTCACCACATAGATGATGGCGCCTTCCATGAAGGACAGCTCGTCGTCCTTATCTTTGCTGTAGTCATAGATAGCCACCACTGGCGGGAAGAGGTGGAGACACACATGACATTTCAGCTTCTTCGGTTTACGTATAAGTGTGCGAGgtgatgtttttcatttcatacaAAATAAACCTCGACATGGTTCAAGTTGCAGTTgttgaaagggttcaaatcacTGCAACACCTATGCTAGTTTTCATAAACGTTGTCATTTCCTATCAcatgctagcattaagctagtagaCTTTCATGAAGCAAAAATCAAGTGGTTTGATTGAGCATTTTGGTGTTGAAAATTTGCAACACCAACCTTTCTCAATGTAGTTCTTGGGTGCCCAATGGGGGTCTCCGTCAGCATAGGGGTCATTGTAGTGCACCACCGAGGCGTCCTCCTCCTCATAGTCCaccgggggagggggcggaggtGGCGGGGACTCGTCGAACATGGCCATGTCATCCGGAGGCGGAGGCGGGGGCGGAGTCGGAGTGTCGGAGACTGGAGGGAGAACGACACGCCGTCAATGTCTTGTGGACTTTGAGGTTAGCGGCACGACGATGTGCATGCACAATTGACACATGCAAATTTGAGGGATAACAGCCAcagtttgtattattatttttttccttttgacaaagaaaaaaaacccatacacAAGctgaacatgcatgtttttcattgGACGGGAACAAAACACTACTGAAACCATGACAACTAATCATGCAGCTACCATGCAAGGACAATACAGTAGTTggttaaataattttttttgcaccattgCACTAAATGGGCAAAGCCTTCCCAggattttacaatgtactctaaatgttttaaatgaagCCAGAATAACTACTTTATTTCAACACACACCTATTCAGTCTTACAGGTATGTATTTGCGAATTgacatttgcagatttttagAAACTATCACTTACCTTTATGCTCATTGGTGCTCAggccaaaggggaaaaaatcttGGAAATTCCAAAAATCTGGAATCACTCTTCAAGTGATTCCAGAATCTTTCAAATTATAAacttatttttggggggagtggaGGCACTCGCAGTGGATCAGAATCAGAAgcaatttaaattatttttaaaaatacatcaattaaCAAGATTTGTATCAATCTTttgacatgtatttattcacaGGTCCCTGGTAAGCAACACATGCCCAGATCGTTCGGCACACTTACACTGAGAATTTGATGCTATCAAATATAACAATTCTTTTTATTGATGGGATGATTATCTCTAATTTGGATCTCAGTGTACTGTACGAGTGTACCCAGTGTTTTGGACTGTGCACGAGATGTACTTTTGCTtacaccaccaggtggtgacaCATTTTACTTCTTTCTCAGCCCGGTCTAGCATAATACACTTGACGTCCACAACATTGCTGCGGCAAATAGATTACAAGTGTGAGCCTGGGAAAACCATTGGTTTAAGTTAGTCACATAGTTGcagagtgctggagaggagctACGTGACACTTGTGAGTgacgagaaagagagagcgagggagGGAGAGCAATGCATGCTGGGAGTTGGGAACACAGACTACGATGATGATGgagaggggtggtggtggtggtggtagggggggggggggggtgaatcaaTGATGGGCTTCACACTTACTGCTCTCCTGCATCCTGGCCACAAAGCCAGTCAGGGGGATCTGTGGCGTCAGCTGGGGCATggggggaggaggagcgggGGCCACGCACACTGAAGAAGGGCACGCACGCGGAAAGaaacaaagagaaagaaaacgAAATGGAAAAGAAAGAGCATCAGTCACCCAAAGTGGAAAAGAAAAGGCTGCCCCACCCTGACTCAAGACGACAGGCGTCCAATCCATTGAAGAGGTGCGTCTCCAATCAAAGTTTGTACTTTTCTGGCGCTCGCTTCAAACGACTGAATATGCCCAATGAcattttgccgccatcttggaaCTCAcctcttctttttcagaaagcaCCCGACTTCCTATGTTCTGCGTGGGAACGCAATATGGCACAGAGGCATCCCCAAGTACTTGCCCGACACGGTAAAAATAGTTCACATGACTAATTCGTACGAAGCCGTACGTAGACTATCACGACACTACGCTAACAGAGTGGTTAAGTAAATCTTTGGATAAGAAGTCCTGAACCTCGAGTGGAGTATTATTTACACTCACTAAACTACACTGGCCTTACTCTGGCGGGGGCCTTACTTGAGTTGTGGCTGTAAGTGGGCGTGCCCCCGTTAACATGAGGCTGTTGTTGttgaagctgctgctgctgctgctgcaaagaGAACTGCGAGGTGACGGACGGAGCCCGGCGGTAGGTGCCGGTGGCCGACACCATGGAGACGGACGAGTTGGCGGGGTTGTGCCGCGAAATCTGCCGCGAGATGGTGCCGAACTGCGACATTGGGGCGGGGCCTAAGCCGGGCCCTGGAGCCACCGCTGGCGAGGGAAGGATCGGTCGGGTGGGGAATGCCCGGAAAGCAAGCGGGAAGATGAAAGAAGGAAGGACAGAGACAAAGAGACCCCAAAACAGTGAACAAGCTGATTAGAATCAGATGCGGACAATCAAAAGGAAGCAGCGCGGGTGCTTAGATGACATTTCAGGAGagaaataaaaattgtaaaaggaaaaaaaatctcttcctTGTCATGTTTATGTCATTTCAAGTATTCTCAAAGAAAATGATGCTTCTCAACCTTCTCAACCAGCATTGCTTCATCAGAAAAAGATAACTAATCGGTTATACATTCGTGTGCCAACAGACAGAAAGTAGAGTCAACCAGCAGCACCAgcaccagcaccaccaccaccaagatTGAGAGAACTGGTTTGAGGGCCTGGCTCCATCCGACTGACCGACGAATACCGTGAGCCAGGTATGACGACTGGCACACTTGAGGGTCTCACCTAtgggaggaggtggaggtggtggtggcggtggaccGAGCCcagctggaggaagaggaggtggcGGAGGAGGCGCACCCGGGGGGGAGGTCATGAACGGTACTGTggaaaggtttttgttttttttactttttttttgaagcagcaGGAGACTTGGGGCCCCGATTTACTAAAGTTAACTTGTGTTGCGAGCGAACGTCAGATAGGCTGCTGCATGAGTGAAAAGGAATGAGATTAGCAGTCGCACAAAAGCTGCTGCGGAGCGCACTTTCGTAGCCTGCGTCCACTGTTCTTCTACGATGCTGTACCATGTGACTGCAGCTACTGATGTCACTCAATAGGCAGTgcccatttaaccctttcatgcaccctgtaacctgataacttgataagctgtccactgtaggaaGCGACTAATGACTTTAAGTTTAGactaaactcattcactcccaaagacgtttttaaacgtcttttcagacttggtccagaattgtctggtactgaatgagttaatgacacTTCCCAGTTTCTTATAATATGTGACGATAGTCCACTTCAGTCAAGTCaaagtgcatttttcatttGCGATGCGCTCAAATTTcctgcatttttatttgacacAAGCCGCTTATTTGGGATAGTCGTCACTCAGCCCCATGTTCCTTCTTGGGGCCACTGTTTCCATGGTGACACTTCCTTCCTGCGCTGGCGAGGTCGAAAAGCTGCCGCGCAAACTCTCAAAGGGTCTCTGAGCGACAGACACGGAGCGCGGGAATGTGATGAAACGACCCCCGGGTGCGATTCGATGTGCGGCGCCGCTGCTTTAATGCAGCTTTGGCCTATTTACACTGACTGTCACACATCCACGACGCGCGGCTCTCCGAACACAATGGGACTCCGCATAATCCCTGTCGGGTAAACAGGCTTTACGCAACACATTATGATCGTACATCAtattggcgtgtgtgtgtgtttgtgggcaggggggggggggggggcgcctatCATGGCACCATACTGAAGTTGAAATCTCAAACAGTCCAATGACATATTAAAGCATTTTGCCTTGTCGAAATCACAAACAAGCTCACCTGATCCTGAGTTGGGAATGGACGGCGTCGGCACGGCGATGGGAATGCCGATGCCGCTGCTGCCGCTGTTCTCCCGGCTGCTGCTCCCTCCGCTGCTGCCACTgagacacaccacacacactcgCATTAGAAGGGttcactttttcccccccacaaagGGTTCACAAACTTTTTCCTCTCACTGCGTTTGGACTTCAACCACTGGTGACGAGAAACTTCCACATGGGGCCACAATGAAAAGCACTAAATATATCCGAGCCAGGTGGATTTTCTCTCAGtttatgggggggggttgtggtggTTACTCCCGCCTGCTGTCCCAATTTGAACACCGAAAATTCCGTCCAAAATGTGGGGATGACATGAACATTGTGGTCAAGCACATGAATTCGATCAATGGAAGCAGAGGACATCAAAGTGTCACATTTGCGTCAGCACAAATGAGTATGACCCTGGGTTGGGTCACCCTTGATCCTCCTCTACCTCCTCTTCTACTTTCGTCGCGCTTTGAACTGATGACCCCGCCCCCTACCTCCCCCATCTCTCTGCCTCACTGTCAACTAACATGCCCCTGAAACCCCTCAAGCACCTTCCATCGCAGTAAACCAGGCCCCCTCGCCCCAAACTCTTCCATCTATGTAACCACCCCCCCTGATCCATGTCAGTGGAGCCCCGGGGCACTCATGACACAAAAAGCAGGGTTTTACCCTCCGCAGGCTGCACAATAAAAAcgccaacacttttttttttgttcagtccaATTTTCATCTCACTCCTTCGCTCATTGTGTTTAAGCGCTTCCCCCTAGCCTCCTTATTTgttgcaaaaaacaacaacaacaaaaaaacccataaaaacGGCAGGCTTGGATGCTCGTTAATATTTTAAACGAGCATCCATGCCTGCCGCCTTCCTTCGCTAACGAGCCCATACTTCAAACGAGACGAGTGTTTCGCTCTCGACGGAGGTGTGGCagcaaaacatgcatgcatcACTGTGTCCTAGTGGTTGCTGGCATGTCTGCCCCGCAGTTCGgaggttcagggtttgaatCTGGCTTCCAGAACTTCCTCTGCAACGTTCGCAATTCATCCTTGTGTTAGCATTGCAACTGatacaaagctttttttccccctcagttgAGAGGTTTCACTTCACGGCACCAATGTGCTAATTGGCTATTAGGCTGCGTTTTGGTGCCCGCTTGTTTTATTATGTTGCAGAAAGAGAAAGCCAAAACCAACAATGTTAGACCCCTACCTGTGTGTGCGCTGCCTCTGGTTGAGTGAGGCCGTGCGTCCGGGACTGTGCTGCGCGCCATGCTGGTTGCCCAGGCGGGCCGGGCTGGTCATGTAGTCGTTGGGCACCGTTGGGGGCTTCACAGGCTCCAAAGTTTTGTAGGATGCGTTGCGACTGAAAaagcccccaccaaaaaataaatgctttaaaaaaataataataatcaagcaGCAAGTGGTGTGTTCAGGGAGGGTGTCTTTAATCTTAGCATTTCATACAATTACTGCATTTGTGACTACCGAGAAGGACAAATAaaaagcttgaagcaagcacgcttCGCACCGCCTCGTATTTGGGAAAAACGCGTGAGTGGGCGTTTTTGTTTGCTCGGACAGATGTCATAGGAAGGAGCAAGAGGGTGAGAGGTGGTGCTGAGGAATACTTTCTAAAGTATCTTTTCATAACTTTAAATGTTTCAAGTGTGTGGAAAGAATTTCACTGATGCTGGGTAGGTCTGGAACCAATATGCCACCAATATAAACTTCACATGAGCTACTTAAAAGACGATGGGATTATGTTGTGTTCCACAGTGACTAACAGTGTCTTACCCGAGCGTGCCGCGCCCTGACATGGGCGGGCTCGGTGGTTTCTGCGTTGGCGGGTTGGTCCGCGATAGCGTTCCGACTCGGATTGACTGATTGTTTCCGTGCTGCTGTGGttgacgggggaaaaaaaatacaagtaaaaataaaaataaagaaagagtAACACACCTTTCGAGCAGACTACTGGTTCATTTTAGGCCAACTCTTCAGCAGCAAGCACAGTTTGACAGCTGCACTTGTTTCAGCCTTCCAAAGCTTCTGATGAAACAAGTGCATCCAAACAAGCAGATCATTATTACCACCAACAAGGAAGTTTTGCACTGTGCTAGCGTTCGTTGTCAGGATAAAGCAATCAAAGTACAACTTAATTTACAAGGTCTGTGAATCCAAATTAATTAGACATAAGACATTTCCTGAAATAGTGGCCACCGctgtaataaatgcattttaattcaTCTGAAATTACATTAGCACTCGCCTGGGCGGCTGAATAATCAACCACCCTTTGCCGATATTTGAGGAAGTCTGGCATGCTGGTGGAATAAAACGTGTTTGTTTGGCCTTGTCTGGGTCGTCTATGCTCATCGTGGGTGTGCGAGctgagtttaaaaaatatatatatttttttttttttaaattactaaaCTACGTGGCATCTAAGGACGACAACAACACATTGTGAATGACAAGGGTTGAGGGTTGTGGCGTTCAGGGGGTGGGAAAGGGGGGTTGTTTGTCATTATCAAGAGGTTGATTAATGGGGAAACACAAGGACTACATGACAAGAATTGTGATATGGTGTTCTATAGTCCACGTGAAAAGgagaatctatttttttttaaaatgcaggaTGGAAAAATGGGTCACGTGACAGACGACTTACCTTGGCTTTCATCCACTTAGTGTGGGCAAATGGTGAGGTGGAGTGGTGGAAAAAcaggagagagacagaaagaagGCATGTCAAAACGGCCAGAAAGGAACAAGGATATACAGAGCTCAGAGCGAACTTCGCCGCCGCATCCGCATGCATCAAGAAGGGTTCACCTTCAAATGCCGGCAAGGCGTCGGTAAATATCACCGAGAGACAGCAAAGAGAGGCCACGGAGCGGCGGGTGCGACAGAAAAAAGGTTAGGGACCACTGCTGTGACGTGACGAGCTCTCACCTTGACTCCGTGTCCGACGTCATCCAGCAGCGCGTAGTCGATCGGCTTCCTGATGTAGCGCACAGGCCGCTCCACGTTGGCCGGCGCAATAATCTTGTGGGTCCTCGCCGTGTTCTTGTTCGTCGTCAGGATGCCGATCTCCCGCCGCGCCACCTTCTCTTTGTGGATGTCCACCGTCTGCGGATGACATCGGTGGGTACTTGGTGAGGGTGGTGATCAGAGGGGAAGCCGTCATTCAGTTCGCAACGCCGGCTTTCTCTGGGCAATCGAtccaatgttttatttgtttcaaacGGTCCCGTATTAAATCCCTCTCGTGTTTGGATTGCTTCACTAACAGTACAGAAATTTGGTGCAGAATAACTCAaagccgggcggcccggtagtccagtggttagcgcgtcggcttcacagtgcagaggtaccgggttcgattccagctccggcctccctgtgtggagtttgcctgttctccccgggcctgcgtgggttttctccgggtgctccggtttcctcccacattccaaaaatatgcgtggcaggctgattgaacactctaaattgtcccaaggtgtgagtgagagcgtggatggttgttcgtctatgtgtgccctgcgattggctggcaaccgattcagggtgtcccccgcctactgcccggagacggctgggataggctccagcaccccccgcgaccctagtgaggatcaagcggttcggaagatgagtgaatgaattaatgaataactCAAAGCCCACATGAGCTCCAAAAGACGTCCATCCCTAGTCGAAATAGGTGCCCCCCAAGATTAATGGCGGAGGGGAGCGAGGGGGCTCGTTGGGAAAACGGGTCAGGCTGCTGATGGATGGATGCGCACACACCAGTAGCAGCTAGAGGCCATAAATCTTAGACCAATCAAAAGGCCGGGAGCGGAATGTCGAAACCTTGAGCAAACCTAACTTGACAGCGTACGACCAGACGAAATACGCGCACCCGCAGTGCTTTGGAAATTGAGGTCAGTAAGGACAGGAGTAAAATGCCGCGAGACTCTGAGATGGGTTTCACTCAGCGGCGGTCGCCTCCACGCCATCAGAAGCATCGACTTCCATTTTCAAAGCTTAAGTCTTGATACtcgctcaagaaaaaaaattgtgtctgggcGACGGATTCTACACATTCTTCTGTAGCAAAATGTAGCCACAggatcaaaatcatttttagctAATAAAAACCACAAACAGGAAATGATTCAGGCACGCTCGGCGGGATTATAAGGACAGAATTGAGCAAATCCTCTCGGTTTGTTTAGAATGCCGGTGAAGGTGTTCCAACGAACGACAGTTCCAATCCTATTTTGGGCTTTCAACAATTACTTTGAGGGGCATCATTCAAAAGGAAGCTCATtcatgttgtgcttttttttttctttctccccccctccctcctcaacATCCGGAGACTGACTCACTTCTTCCTGCCCCGGTTTCACATCGTGTCACAAGACGCATACCCGGACAAATGGCTCACGTCTCATGTTTATTCTTGCCATCAAAAGccctgagggtttttttttttggcctgcgAGTACCTCGCAGACAAAAGACATTCGCCTTCAATTTCTTGACCATTCCTGGTGTTGTTCACAGTGACTCAGACGGAGGAGTCCCGGCATGTGTGGCCTCTGTAAAGCTGCCGGTTACGATTTAAATCGAGAGCGCCACAGTCACAGACGTCCATTTTTCAGCGAAGGCATGTTTTAAGTCCAATTATATTT carries:
- the pdss1 gene encoding LOW QUALITY PROTEIN: decaprenyl-diphosphate synthase subunit 1 (The sequence of the model RefSeq protein was modified relative to this genomic sequence to represent the inferred CDS: inserted 1 base in 1 codon) codes for the protein MAGPLWRQCQRWTVGRAAATVREAQWHFFSFEPASAGRTPSNSWRGDEAPPSFQLNQNFHQRSTTLSLARHKYPACSCRKIHSDAKPKDPFTLAQKDLMSLYDDIKKELFVSKEELKSLCDYYFDGKGKAIRPMIVILMARALNIHSNGAGDLLPGQRAVAMISEMIHTASLVHDDVIDGSDKRRGKRTINDLWGERKAILAGDFILSTASMALARIGNITVVKVLAQVIEDLVRGEFMQLGSKENESERFKHYLEKTFKKTASLIANSCKAVCTFCLHHTRERTQXRPLLFILFFLSQVSILVNADPDVHEIAYQYGRNVGIAFQLVDDVLDFTAGASQLGKPSAADLKLGLATGPVLFACQQFPELHAMIMRRFSSKGDVDRAWQYVVQSDGVQQTNFLARRYCQEAIRHISRLRPSAERDALIALTHMVLARDK